The Apostichopus japonicus isolate 1M-3 chromosome 3, ASM3797524v1, whole genome shotgun sequence region AATCTACCAGAACATGGTGCTGAATGGGTGATGCTGGAAATGCAAGGTCAGCTTGAGTCTCCAGAAGATGAAGAGCTCTCCGGACAGTTCATTGGGGATCTACACTTCAACAAGAAGGTGACATGAATAAACTTGTATCCCCTATGCAGTTTTGCTATATCTTTATCCATTTTGATAACAAAAAAGATGATTAAGATGCAAGAAAATATTGGAAAGAGATGTTCCAATAATTGTCAGCTAACTTGATATATACCCAAACTGaaagacaaatataaaagcaTTCCTGGTGTTTGGTGAATAAGTTCAAGCAACTGTCAGGCACAAGAAAAGGGAAAATTTCCTAGGTAGTGTTCAGTTAGTCATTTACTGTACTTCTATAAAAGTTGTTAATATGTTTGTAGTTCTAACCCAGCTAGCAATGGGAAATTATACTATTACTATAAAAACACATATCTCAGCAACCAACTACAGTTTTACCATAAGTCTGCTACCCAATTATGAGATCATATCACCAGATAGATCTACCATAGGTGAGAAAATGTGTGGTGCTAACTTGCTTCCCTTTTCATCTGTTTACTCTCTTTGGAGAAGCAATGCTGACTATGCCAAGGAGTCTCTGGAGCTATTTCCACTTTGAATTTTAATAGGTCTCTATGATAGTATTCATCagttatatttataagtgacaagtattattattatttcataccTTAAAAGATTAGGAGTTAGCACAGCATTTTGTGGTCTGTGAACTTTATGAATTTCCTACAGAAAGTATTGATTTAAATTCATGTAGAATTCAAAACCTTAAGTACTGTTTAAGCAAATGTCAAGTTTGACATGAAGTTGATGATGTGTTTTCTCCTTTTTactcttattttattttcaggGTATCCCTATACTCATAATTGGTCATCATATATTGTACGGAAAAGTGGTCACCATGGAGAAACCGTTCCTCGTTTTGATGAAGAAAAATGCAAAGGAAGAGAATAATGACAACGAGGAAGAGACAGAAAAGATGGAGACGGACGAGATTTCATCTTCTTCAGAGACAGAGACGTACTATTCCATCACTGCTATTGTAAAGAAGAAGTTGATATTTAAAACTAGACCAAAGCCCATCATCACCAATGTACCAAAGAGATTATGATGTTTCACTAACGATTTAGGAGATGGGAAGAAATAACTCTGTTGGAGAAAAGAGTCTGATGTAAAGAGCGAAAAGAGGAACGGCTTTTAAAAGCTCTTTGGATTTCAGCCTGTTTGAAACTCAGCTAGCGTGATTTGCATGGAATTCCAGCTTTAAGTCATGACTCATTGTAGAGATGTGACAAGACGTCAAAGCGATGGACAGACTAACCGACAGACTGATCCACATTTAATTGTTAATGTTTAATTGTTGTTTAATTGTCATTCCAGACTACCAACTGTCTTCTACAGTAGACATAACGAAACATCCGTTTACTTGAGTTAACCTAGATGATAAGAGGTCACCAGTTACTGTACAGTCGTTGCCATCACTGTTCGATATCAACTCGACACTGATCTGTTTGGATAGAACCACACAAGGGAAAAATCTAAACTTTAGAAGTCACATCACTTCCACATCACTTGATATTTCCATTCTCAAAATAgtcaataaatttgaaaatattggaactcaatttttctttcatagTGAGTCTCAGCATAAATGTGTTGGAAACCTATAAtgttgagaaaaaaatgttcatgCATATTTCTGGACATCATGAGGGCTCAAGTTCTCAAGAAATGAAAGGTGGAAAAAGTTAAACATTCTGTGTTAATcacttatatatattgaaaatagTCTAATGTGTTTGGTGGAGGTGAAAGTGCATTTGAAGAACCTTTTTTATCATGTTGTCTTAAGATTCATAATCTCAGTAAATCTCAtacttttttatataaatatggcTTTCCTACAGTGGTTGCAAGTCCAGATACCAATTGTTTTTTACTTAGTTGAAGGTCAGCATAAGTCAGAATATGACACTTTTTAAAGCTCTGTATCTCAAGAAGattaattttgtcaaatttgtgcatgcattgtttgtatcatttctcaaaaaatgGATATGATTTGATAGAGCTCAAATGTCAGTTTAGGCAACCAGAGCTCAAAAAGGGAAAATCGTTGttggtggaagtcaaaggtcattttaggaCAACAGAGGTTAAAATTTAAACATCTCACACTGCTATATCAAAAGAATTGTATGCATGGTTCTCTGTATTTTCTAACAGCTTTGTAAAAATGTAAGATACTTAGGACTTCTTAAAATTTAATATCTATGATCAAATACAAAAACGGTATGAAgtaaatttatcacatttgtCTCATTATTTAAAGTAGAACTTAGTAGCTTCAGGAAGAAGTTGGTCCAAGATACCAAAGAGGAACGATTgaattttttgggaggggggcgGCATCACATACACAGTGCCTTGTGAGAGGGAATACCCAAGACTCCTTCCCCTTACCCAGCCTTCACCACACAACAATCACTTTCTGATGAAGGGGTGAAGGGAGGGTCATGGTCCCGAATTAATTCTCAGGCAGACATGTCCTTACACGGGAAATTCAATACCCGGCGAACAGTGATCTGTTTCCTTTCCCTTCACCTTAAAGGAATTCAAGACTTGCCCCAAAATGGAACACCGCCCTCTAAAAACGTTTTACCTTCCGTTGCTTTtcaacatatttatttaaaaggtaccatttgcaaacaaaatatatctacACGAATCGCTGATGTTGCAATATTCAAAATACTGGAAAATGGGGGTGGGTACGGAGTGCATGTTGAAtccattttgttgcaaaatgttgtGGACACTTGTAGTTTGCCCTCTCAAATCAGAGTCTTATTTCACAGTGCTCCTCGAAGTTTATGCACAACCTCCCACCCCGCCAGCCCTGCTCTTAACCTCAGCCCACCTAAATCGGGACAATGAACGTGTGCAATTTTGATGTTACGTCGAGTGCAGTTACGTGTTTCCAATTGACAGGAGGGAACGATACTTTTATAAGATAAACACACCCAAGATAGAGCATGGGTTCACAACCCAAACCGACTTGATCCACTATGAACCCCAGTCTCTTCGAATTGAGGATGTAACCGTATGATCATGACTATGTTACGACAAGCGAgcaaagtcacccaagataaaGCCTGGGAACGAAAGACAAACACGTTATCTATTATGATCCCCTGCAGTCCCCTTATATGATCCCTTGCAGTCCCCTTATATGATACCCTGCAGTCCCCTTATATGATCCCATGCCTCCCCTTGTGTGATACCCATGCAGTTCCCTTATATGATCCCCTGCAGTCCCTTTATACCCCTGTAATCCTCTTATATGATCCCCTGAAGTCCCCTTATATGATCTCCTGCAGTCCTCTTGATCCCCTGCCGTCCCCTTCTATGAGCCCCTGCAGTCCCCTAATATGATCCCCTGCAGTCCCCTTATATGAGCCCCTGCAGTCCCTTAATATAAAACCCTGTAATCCCCTTCTATGACCCCTTCCAGTCCCCTTACATGATCCCCTGCCGTCCCCTTCTATGAGACAGGGAAGCAATTATCTCGGTTAAAGAGAAAACTACTAACTTATCCAAACGGCTATAATGATCGCTTTCAAGTAATAGCAAATACGTTGTGATCATGACAATTGTTATTCAAATGAGACACTtgttgtccaaaaaaataatgaatgcaCTAGAATTTCATGCATTTCAACGAAGGTATTCTAGATTTCAGAGTTAACATGCATCACACTATGTGAGCATAATTAAAGGAGCAGTCCGGTTTCTCATTTACCTTCCAAGAATTGCACGAGGCTATGCAGTATATACAACATTCGTAGTAAACAGGAATATAGTTTGTAACCCAATAGCGGAGACCTCGTAAGTTAATTAAAAACTATGCAACCGCGATGCcacttaaatatattttcttgtttagTCGTTAAGGTCACGCCCTAGATCCTCGAGATGAAATACATAGAAATGTCGttgattatatcatattttatatataaaaacttTACAATTCTTCCATGTGACTGAGAGTATTAAAACAAACcctgaatgctgctttaaggaatGCATTTCCTGAATTCTAACCACGACGGTTACGTAACCGTCCTTTTTAACTTCTGGCTTTCTGCAACACAGGTATTCCAGTATATCTTTTGCACTACCTAGTGGCGGACACTTCAAAATTTAGTACTGAAAGAAGAGGTGAAAAATCCAAGTATAATTCTTAAAGAAGTTAACATCATTTGTAAATGAATTATAATGGATgtcttcatcattttttttatgtttggaAGTGCTTTCTGTTTTCAGCTAGCTCTCTCTATTGATGGATTTACAGTCAAAGCTTCTGAGGATACAACATTTTCTAACATGCAAAAGGACCTTCTTAAAATTATGAATAAGGGTAGAAGAGACGTCACTCCAACTGCTTCAAATATGATGAAAGTAGTAAGtaaccattttttttctaaatattatGTTCATTCAAAATGCCATATTCCATCACCTACCTGTGTGTATAACCGCATATAGCGAACAAGTGAGATTGTCGAAGTAATGGAATAAGTTCTTGAAGGTTCTTCTAATACGATCAGAACACTGGAATGGCAATTCGACTTATCTATTAGTAACAAAATTAATTCTCCCTTCAGCTTCCCCTTTTGTAACTGAATgtgtattttcttcttcttcttctcctgttAAATAAAACCCGCTATTCGATCATTATCCGTTTGAAAAATGCATCTTCCTTTGATTTggtaattattttgtttaaaatatgaCTATATTTTACCCTACATATCCTCGATACCCAAATAAGTTTCTCTttgtgggtgtgtgtgggggggtgtgggggagtggggtggggggtaatATGAGGACGGGGTAAAGGGAGGATGCATCGGTAATTAATTAAGCTTCCTAGTATCCGTGTCGTTATATGTAACTAGTAGCATTAGAAGGTAACGACGTTTCACTACTTCTGCATTCCATTCTGTGCATGAATATGTATGTGAGCCCTCAGGATCAAtttaaaataagttatatgGAGAAATTGatacatacataaatttgacaaacgtccttcattttttttttacttaccagAGATGGGATGAAGATCTGGCTACCGCAGCAGCTACCATTGTTGATTCTTGTTTCTTTGGTATTTCGATGCCAGAGGAGATAAACCTTCATGTCGATAAGGGTGTCATCCAAGCGACAGGAATAACTAAGGTGCATGGTACTCTAAAGTAGGGGGTGGTGGAATAGGAATAAATCTCGatagagagggagagagggtgGCACGAACTACTAGGAGCAGGGTGACGTGTACGAAAAGGCACacgtgtttatatatataaaaagacaAATATTACAGGATGGAGGCTGACGTGCCACTTTGCCTTAAAGTTGTATTTTCTTATATTAACATCAAGTCAAAGtggagggggattgggggtaATGGGTTTACATTACAGCATAAATGGGATATATAACGAACAATGCAAAAATTCGAGCAATTTCATTAGACAATATAAAAACAAGagtaaacaaaacaagagtGAGTGAGAGATTATGTGACGATTTATAAAATTACATGTTAAGAATTTCTTCATTGTCTATCGCCAACAATCTTTCGTGAAGATGTTAAAATCACTcttttattttaactttcagAATAGCAGTTTCTACTTGCCAGATGCCTTTGCTCAGTGGTTTGAGTTAGGGCATGTAAACTATGATTACGAATCTTTCACATGCCAAGCAGAAGAGCAAATATTATGCAAGATTTACAAGTTGGTGAGTTCttagaaaatgtggatatttatcttGCCGGGCAGCGATTAGGGAGAGGAGAGGGTGGAGGATGACAggatgaggggggaggggggggggtgaaataACATTTATAGTTGTAAATGAATGGTTAACCATTATAAGAATCGGACAaaccatacatgtatataatatttttttcagattaaatttaaatatgtaatgAGACCAACTTATCCTTCCACCTCACCGCTCTAACACCCAGACCACCCCTTCCGTACCTCGGCCTTCCTCCGCCCACCGTCGTTGGACGAATACTTGCAGACTTTTGTTGCAGACTTGTTGAACGGATTAAACTTTGGGTGACGACTTCTGATCGATACGCTGTGTCAATTCAGCAGACTTGCTCATAGATGACATCATATAGCGCCCTCGACTTTTATGATTTCTCTCTCAACAGCTGTTTcctaattaattttaataaattgttTAATAGTATTCGAACTTGAATTACCATAACAATATATTTTTCCCTTTGCTTTTCTGAGCCAGTTTCAATTAATTTACTGAAGTAAATGTATAATAAATTTTTGGGCAATCTTCCACTTTTCCTTGTTATAACTATACATGTTATATGAAATGTTTGGCTTCATTGGTATCGAAATGTTGAGAACCGAATGTATATAATCATTACTTTCTCCAAAACTCTCATTTAGTGATAAAAAGCTAGGTATTAGTGTGATTAATGATaatcttatttttttatatatatactgagcGGCATTGATGAGAGAGTACAGACCACAAAGAAAATGAAGGACAGTTTGACTTTGAGATCCCTTGTGTGTTAAATCCTTAGTATAACGAGGAATGTTCGGGTTTACTCTGAGTCGATCCTCCGTGAgtttagagggggggggggtgggggacgtaattgtatgtattttagatcctcctgcaagcaggaactcgcgaagaagcctcattgacttatcaaagccgcaagctgaccgaagtctgTCTCTTAGATTCGATTCTTATattaaacgtccatgattataattgtcaattgtcaacaactctgtaactggacgacatattttaatcttggagtgactcgaactcgggaccttatgattaaaaggcaccggcgttaaccactgagctaacactccttaattCTAATTCGTTTCCAATGGCTACGAAGTCCCCAGTGGCAAGAATTTTAAACTTCAAACTTTGATGTTTACGTCAGAATTCATTCTGTTTCTTTTCCAGTTGACCTGGTCTTCCATGTATAAAGTGGGTTGCTCGCAAAGATTCTGCCCGACTTTGTATGACTCGTTTTCTTCCAAAACCGAGAAGAATTACATTT contains the following coding sequences:
- the LOC139965297 gene encoding chromosome transmission fidelity protein 8 homolog, whose amino-acid sequence is MQIVVKTNLPEHGAEWVMLEMQGQLESPEDEELSGQFIGDLHFNKKGIPILIIGHHILYGKVVTMEKPFLVLMKKNAKEENNDNEEETEKMETDEISSSSETETYYSITAIVKKKLIFKTRPKPIITNVPKRL